In Massilia violaceinigra, one DNA window encodes the following:
- a CDS encoding DUF7940 domain-containing protein, which yields MRLIDDWRTVLRKAWSVKFNVAATLFGAAEVAVAIWKPDGVPNGMFAGGAAAISIFANVSRLLAQKEIHGTDK from the coding sequence ATGAGGCTCATCGACGACTGGCGCACGGTTCTGCGCAAAGCCTGGAGCGTGAAATTCAACGTGGCGGCCACACTGTTCGGCGCCGCCGAGGTGGCCGTGGCCATCTGGAAGCCGGACGGCGTGCCGAACGGCATGTTCGCCGGCGGCGCCGCGGCAATCTCCATTTTCGCAAATGTCTCGCGCCTCTTGGCGCAGAAAGAAATCCATGGCACTGACAAATAA
- a CDS encoding lysozyme: protein MALTNKARMGIAGLALSAAAFVGILTREGYSDGVIVPTKGDVPTIGFGTTGGVKAGDRTTPVKAAQRALLDVRTYEGAVKSCVRAPMTQAEYDVYVDLTYNIGSTAFCNSTIVKRLNGGDYRGACDAILLYRFAAGYDCSTPGNRRCAGLWTDRQRSHAQCVAAK from the coding sequence ATGGCACTGACAAATAAAGCCCGCATGGGCATCGCCGGGCTTGCGCTGAGCGCTGCGGCTTTCGTGGGCATCCTCACACGTGAGGGCTACAGCGACGGCGTGATCGTCCCGACGAAGGGAGACGTTCCCACCATTGGGTTCGGCACCACCGGCGGCGTGAAGGCTGGCGACCGCACCACGCCGGTCAAGGCGGCGCAGCGGGCGCTTCTCGATGTCCGGACCTACGAGGGGGCCGTCAAAAGCTGTGTGCGCGCCCCGATGACCCAGGCGGAATACGACGTGTACGTCGATCTGACCTACAACATCGGGTCGACCGCGTTCTGCAACAGCACCATCGTAAAGCGGCTGAACGGGGGGGACTACCGCGGTGCTTGCGATGCGATCCTGCTGTACCGTTTCGCCGCCGGCTACGACTGCTCGACACCCGGCAACCGACGCTGCGCCGGCCTGTGGACGGATCGCCAGCGCTCGCATGCGCAGTGCGTGGCCGCCAAATGA
- a CDS encoding DUF6531 domain-containing protein: MQRIRAACSSADGYRYSAKERTCVKIEPKTRDDSDGRNVGGSCSRLSAPPVGQPIEPATGNMWHIITDYQAPKSASNLSLSRTYNSTLAYPDPSVIRGFGVRWTHSYNKSLRPEKQYANSKTCWLFPEDDSIECSSGFRSQEPIPGRVSISHPDGKQTMFTRSTNGTYTSSADVCDKLSPVMTADNSAVKEWTHSSAQQDRSERFDATGLLLSVTERSGLNQVFTYSDGVTNDTSVSRLPATAPKCGNVHPNGVLEAGRLLCVTNNWGRQIQFKYDVKGRITAMIDPAGESTLYEYDGASGGCIPGNEATYACKANNLTKVTYPDGKSQTYWYNEASKINNGAACSGALTKTIGKGFGPRAFSNLMTGLVDENEDRYISWTYDCSGRATSSQLGEDVEKVTVAYTDGPTSAATVTHYVGPKENPVASVSNFGKQYVQGVAKSTTVDAPCVECGTIAERKYDAIGNVTMTKDFNNNYSCFQYEAGRNLETARVEGAATADCPSLLATQTLASPARKTTTKWHMTFRLPETIAEPKRITKYQYDALTGNLLSTSEQATTDLTGAQGLNAPLTGSARKWSFAHNKVGQLLTVTGPRTDIVDVTKYDYDESTGDLIKVTNGVGKETTYGGYDAHGRVHTIRALDGIKTELEYTERGWVKSKIVSSGISTKKPPQTTTYAYTPSGQIEMVTFPDNSVRKYTYDAAHRLTSVVSGRDESTESIIYTLDLTGNRIKEEVRDHKGNLVRQITRTFDKTGRLTSQTGAAR; encoded by the coding sequence ATGCAACGCATACGAGCGGCGTGTAGCTCAGCCGATGGGTATCGCTATTCCGCTAAAGAGCGTACATGCGTCAAGATAGAACCCAAAACGCGGGACGACTCCGACGGAAGGAATGTAGGTGGAAGTTGTTCACGCTTGAGCGCACCGCCCGTCGGACAACCGATTGAGCCGGCCACCGGGAACATGTGGCACATCATCACGGATTACCAAGCGCCGAAGAGCGCGAGTAACCTGTCGCTGAGCCGTACCTACAACAGTACGCTCGCCTATCCAGATCCCTCGGTGATCCGCGGATTTGGTGTGCGTTGGACTCATTCGTATAACAAATCGCTCCGCCCAGAAAAACAATACGCTAACTCTAAAACTTGCTGGCTCTTCCCTGAAGATGACTCCATAGAGTGCTCGTCCGGTTTCCGTAGCCAGGAACCAATTCCAGGCAGGGTGTCCATCAGTCACCCCGACGGTAAACAAACCATGTTCACCCGTTCCACAAACGGCACATACACCAGTTCCGCCGATGTGTGCGACAAGCTTTCTCCGGTGATGACGGCGGACAACTCGGCTGTAAAGGAATGGACTCATTCCAGCGCGCAGCAGGACCGCTCGGAACGTTTTGACGCTACGGGATTGCTGTTGTCGGTGACCGAACGCAGCGGACTCAACCAGGTTTTTACGTACAGCGATGGCGTCACCAACGATACCAGCGTCAGCCGTCTTCCGGCAACTGCCCCGAAGTGCGGAAACGTGCATCCGAACGGCGTGCTCGAGGCAGGTCGTTTGCTCTGCGTGACCAACAATTGGGGACGTCAAATTCAGTTTAAGTACGACGTAAAAGGCCGCATTACCGCAATGATCGATCCAGCGGGTGAGTCCACCCTTTACGAGTACGACGGTGCGTCCGGCGGCTGCATTCCTGGTAACGAAGCTACTTACGCGTGCAAAGCAAACAATCTGACCAAGGTGACTTATCCTGATGGAAAAAGCCAGACTTACTGGTACAACGAAGCCAGCAAAATCAACAATGGCGCCGCATGCAGCGGCGCCTTGACTAAAACCATCGGGAAAGGCTTTGGCCCGAGGGCTTTTAGCAATCTGATGACCGGCCTAGTCGATGAAAATGAAGATCGGTACATCAGCTGGACATATGACTGCTCCGGCAGGGCAACGTCGTCGCAGCTCGGTGAAGATGTCGAGAAAGTAACCGTCGCCTATACCGACGGACCTACCTCGGCGGCAACGGTGACCCATTATGTGGGGCCGAAGGAAAATCCGGTGGCGTCGGTGAGCAACTTCGGCAAACAATATGTGCAGGGCGTCGCCAAAAGCACCACCGTTGACGCTCCCTGCGTGGAGTGCGGCACGATCGCCGAACGCAAGTATGACGCCATCGGCAATGTCACCATGACCAAGGATTTCAACAATAATTACAGCTGTTTCCAATATGAGGCCGGACGCAATCTTGAAACGGCGCGGGTGGAAGGCGCAGCGACAGCCGATTGCCCCTCGCTGCTGGCTACGCAAACACTTGCTTCGCCGGCACGTAAAACCACGACCAAATGGCACATGACTTTTCGCCTGCCGGAGACTATCGCCGAACCCAAGCGTATTACGAAATACCAGTACGACGCCTTGACCGGCAATCTGCTCTCCACAAGCGAGCAGGCCACCACCGATCTGACGGGGGCGCAGGGATTGAATGCGCCTTTGACCGGCAGCGCCCGGAAATGGTCATTTGCGCACAACAAGGTGGGGCAATTGCTAACCGTGACCGGACCGCGTACCGACATCGTCGATGTCACCAAGTACGACTATGATGAGTCCACGGGCGACCTGATCAAGGTAACGAACGGCGTCGGCAAAGAGACGACCTACGGGGGGTATGACGCCCACGGCCGAGTTCATACGATTCGCGCGCTTGACGGCATCAAGACAGAGCTGGAATACACCGAGCGCGGATGGGTCAAGTCGAAAATCGTATCAAGTGGCATAAGCACAAAGAAGCCGCCACAGACGACCACCTACGCCTACACGCCTTCAGGTCAGATCGAGATGGTCACGTTCCCCGACAACAGCGTGAGGAAGTACACCTACGATGCAGCACACCGGCTGACCTCCGTCGTCAGCGGTCGTGACGAAAGCACCGAAAGCATCATTTATACACTCGACCTCACCGGCAACCGGATCAAGGAAGAAGTGCGCGACCACAAAGGCAACCTCGTGCGCCAGATTACCCGTACCTTTGACAAAACCGGCCGTCTGACGAGCCAAACCGGAGCTGCACGATGA
- a CDS encoding RHS repeat-associated core domain-containing protein translates to MSRRILSRLMSGALIVVMTYTPLLGAYTGTVASAQSVPEGATSYKYDLVGNLKEVTDPLGRVTNFTYDPLDRVKQVEQPLTNGARPTLKYGYDGIDQVATVTDPRKLETRYDVDGLGNRSELRSPDTGLTKSTYDAAGNLKTSMDGRGKTTTYFYDALNRLTRIDYTGSASTTFEYDGDTTLTPTAAGKITRMTDESGNTRYTYNEFGRLATKTQNTIGGGYNTTHTLAYDYDGAGRLTSVTYPSGNRVNYGYNQAGQVTSITLNPVQAGGTGTSTGSIVLLNNITYAAFGGTTGWTWSNSTQANQYAHVRTYDLDGRISSYTLGSPSANGVVRTVHYDAASRIKGYIHTGTGTTPSPASLNQTFGYDELNRLTSYSGNGTSQTYAYDVSGNRIKAGFGANSYTNTIDPLSNKLSATTGPVPAKKNVYNDAGNLTTDGTLVVTYSGRGRPYSIQNGAVTTYQLFNGMDQRVFQSYGGGVFVYDERGQLVGEYNYANGKATRETVYLGNLPVAVLTQTVTGTAPAQSTAINVFHIHPDHLGTPRMVTRSLDNKIVWRWDNGDPFGLTPPTEYFSGSGTFTFNLRMPGQYYDRSTNLFYNHFRDYDPQTGRYLQSDPIGLDGGVNTYGYVLGNPVSNTDPSGLQVPMPMPPIPMPGVPNPSMEASRVIAKAIFGKDPEEAPVTYQTYTRLNKKTGQCYSGRTSGRGTPEQNLKDRKNGQPILNAEGFDDPILDKSSESPYGIRGREQQLIDINGGAKSDEGQSRNAIRGVSKINPFGDYYDASAINEFGEIKRDRECTCK, encoded by the coding sequence ATGAGCCGCCGTATTCTCAGCCGTTTAATGTCCGGGGCACTGATTGTTGTCATGACGTATACCCCGCTGCTAGGTGCCTATACCGGCACCGTTGCATCGGCGCAGTCGGTGCCTGAAGGTGCCACCAGTTACAAGTACGACCTCGTTGGAAACCTCAAGGAGGTGACCGATCCGCTAGGACGGGTGACGAACTTCACCTACGATCCGCTCGACCGTGTAAAGCAGGTGGAGCAGCCGCTGACCAACGGTGCACGTCCGACCCTCAAGTATGGTTACGACGGAATCGACCAGGTGGCGACGGTAACCGATCCGCGTAAACTGGAGACACGATACGACGTCGACGGCCTGGGTAACCGTAGCGAGCTGAGAAGTCCCGACACCGGGTTGACGAAGTCGACTTACGATGCCGCCGGCAACTTGAAGACGAGCATGGACGGTCGTGGTAAAACGACCACCTATTTTTACGACGCGCTTAACCGTCTGACCCGGATCGACTATACGGGCTCCGCCAGCACGACGTTTGAATACGACGGCGACACCACCCTGACGCCGACCGCGGCCGGAAAAATAACGCGGATGACGGATGAGTCGGGTAATACGAGGTATACCTATAATGAATTTGGGCGCTTGGCGACCAAAACCCAGAACACGATCGGAGGGGGATACAACACCACCCACACTCTTGCCTATGATTACGATGGGGCCGGTCGTCTGACGAGCGTAACGTACCCCAGCGGGAACCGCGTTAACTATGGCTACAATCAAGCGGGCCAAGTCACCAGCATCACGCTGAACCCGGTGCAAGCCGGCGGTACCGGCACGAGCACCGGCAGTATTGTCTTGCTGAACAATATTACCTATGCAGCGTTTGGCGGAACAACCGGTTGGACGTGGAGCAACAGCACACAAGCAAACCAATACGCGCATGTGCGCACCTATGACCTCGATGGCAGGATCAGCAGCTATACCTTGGGAAGCCCGTCGGCGAACGGTGTTGTACGCACGGTCCATTACGATGCCGCCAGCCGCATCAAGGGGTATATCCATACCGGCACAGGAACGACGCCCAGCCCTGCCAGCCTGAATCAGACCTTCGGCTATGACGAGTTGAATCGCCTGACCAGCTACAGCGGCAACGGTACCAGCCAGACGTATGCGTATGACGTCAGCGGTAACCGCATCAAGGCTGGGTTCGGAGCGAACAGCTACACGAACACCATCGACCCGCTCAGCAATAAGCTGAGCGCGACCACTGGTCCAGTGCCGGCAAAGAAAAATGTCTATAACGACGCGGGTAATCTGACCACCGATGGTACGCTCGTAGTCACTTACAGTGGACGGGGTCGGCCGTACAGTATCCAGAATGGTGCTGTCACGACCTACCAGCTGTTCAACGGTATGGATCAGCGAGTATTCCAGAGTTATGGCGGCGGCGTGTTCGTTTATGATGAACGGGGCCAGTTGGTTGGTGAATACAACTATGCCAACGGTAAGGCGACACGCGAAACTGTGTACTTGGGCAACCTGCCGGTGGCAGTTTTGACGCAGACAGTGACGGGTACGGCACCCGCCCAAAGCACGGCGATTAACGTATTCCATATTCACCCGGATCATTTGGGAACGCCGCGGATGGTCACACGTTCGCTCGACAACAAGATCGTCTGGCGCTGGGACAATGGTGACCCGTTCGGGCTGACGCCGCCGACCGAATATTTCAGCGGATCAGGCACCTTTACATTCAATTTACGGATGCCAGGCCAGTATTACGACCGAAGCACCAACCTGTTTTACAATCACTTCAGAGATTACGATCCGCAGACCGGGCGGTATCTGCAGAGTGATCCGATTGGGCTCGACGGGGGAGTGAATACATATGGATATGTACTGGGCAATCCGGTATCGAATACTGATCCAAGTGGTCTTCAAGTGCCCATGCCGATGCCACCGATACCCATGCCTGGAGTACCAAACCCATCAATGGAGGCTAGCCGCGTAATCGCGAAAGCGATTTTCGGTAAAGATCCAGAAGAAGCTCCGGTAACCTATCAAACATATACCCGTTTGAACAAAAAAACGGGTCAATGTTATTCCGGTAGAACCTCAGGACGGGGCACTCCAGAGCAGAACCTAAAAGATAGAAAAAACGGACAGCCGATACTTAATGCCGAGGGATTTGATGATCCTATCTTAGATAAAAGTAGTGAAAGTCCCTATGGGATTCGTGGGCGTGAGCAACAATTAATTGATATAAATGGAGGAGCTAAATCAGATGAGGGTCAATCCAGAAATGCCATACGTGGAGTAAGTAAAATTAATCCGTTTGGAGATTATTATGATGCCAGTGCAATCAATGAATTTGGTGAAATTAAACGTGACCGAGAGTGTACGTGTAAATAG
- a CDS encoding type II toxin-antitoxin system VapC family toxin, whose protein sequence is MILFDANVLVELSRLETSETKERIQGLVSELSVSKTVIGIPASAWAEYLCGSDASASVFSTAFRSRAYVQILPFDDISAYEAAPHHQEIVGATGTKKGRSTLAWQQVKIDRQILAIARQYRVSAIYTNDDDMIADAHILRIPCFRPYEVQLKPVQRILDLNAVPEGSEVRRDPGER, encoded by the coding sequence TTGATACTGTTCGATGCCAACGTCCTTGTTGAACTATCCCGGCTGGAAACGTCGGAAACGAAGGAGCGGATTCAGGGTCTCGTTTCTGAACTAAGCGTTAGCAAAACAGTGATTGGCATCCCGGCCTCGGCGTGGGCAGAATATTTGTGCGGCAGCGACGCCTCGGCCAGCGTTTTTTCCACCGCGTTTCGCTCGCGCGCCTATGTCCAGATTCTTCCCTTCGATGATATCAGCGCCTATGAAGCGGCACCGCATCACCAGGAAATCGTTGGCGCCACAGGCACGAAGAAGGGCCGATCCACGCTTGCATGGCAACAAGTCAAAATCGATCGGCAGATATTGGCGATCGCGCGTCAATATCGCGTCAGCGCGATTTATACGAACGACGACGACATGATCGCGGATGCGCATATCCTGAGGATCCCCTGTTTCCGCCCGTACGAAGTGCAGCTCAAACCCGTGCAAAGAATACTCGACCTGAATGCTGTCCCAGAAGGTTCTGAGGTCCGCCGCGACCCGGGCGAGCGATGA
- a CDS encoding LexA family transcriptional regulator produces the protein MTISDRLTHAMEEAGFQSQSALSRASGVPQPTINRIINRSGTRGPEAATLAALASACKVAFEWLHEGTGPMARRSAGADGLPGEMQPVIVAEDGDPRFVQIKMVTLRLSAGISGFQSDPGHDTGATLPLDAGWVGRNNYIPERLVATRVKGQSMEPTLYEGDIIVINTANNRPVDGAVFAVNYEGEAVVKRLSRDAGEWWLESDNSDKRKYHRKVCRGSDCIIVGRVVRKESDRI, from the coding sequence ATGACTATTTCAGACCGCCTGACACACGCGATGGAAGAAGCCGGTTTCCAGTCGCAGAGTGCCCTGTCGCGCGCCTCCGGCGTGCCGCAGCCGACCATCAACCGCATCATCAACCGCAGCGGCACGCGTGGGCCGGAAGCGGCTACCCTGGCGGCGCTGGCGTCGGCCTGCAAGGTGGCGTTCGAATGGCTGCATGAAGGCACGGGGCCGATGGCGCGCCGTAGCGCCGGGGCCGATGGCCTGCCCGGGGAGATGCAGCCGGTTATCGTGGCCGAAGACGGCGACCCGCGCTTCGTGCAGATCAAGATGGTGACGCTGCGCCTGTCGGCCGGCATCAGCGGTTTTCAGTCCGATCCCGGGCACGATACCGGCGCTACCTTGCCGCTCGACGCCGGCTGGGTTGGGCGCAACAACTATATTCCGGAACGTCTGGTGGCCACGCGCGTCAAGGGCCAGAGCATGGAGCCGACCTTGTACGAGGGCGATATCATCGTGATCAATACGGCTAACAACCGGCCCGTCGATGGTGCGGTGTTCGCCGTTAATTATGAGGGTGAAGCGGTGGTCAAGCGGCTCTCGCGCGATGCGGGCGAATGGTGGCTGGAGTCCGACAATTCCGACAAGCGCAAGTACCACCGCAAGGTGTGCCGGGGCAGCGACTGCATCATCGTTGGGCGCGTGGTGCGCAAGGAGAGCGACCGGATCTGA
- a CDS encoding helix-turn-helix domain-containing protein, whose protein sequence is MEKDISTLLREIKDATGWTEMRMATALGTTQPTVSRILNGQADCKIATFHAIRALHALKCPLARASGPLT, encoded by the coding sequence ATGGAAAAAGACATCTCCACCCTGTTACGGGAAATCAAGGACGCAACCGGGTGGACGGAGATGCGCATGGCGACGGCACTGGGGACCACCCAGCCAACCGTCAGCCGCATCCTGAATGGCCAGGCGGACTGCAAAATCGCCACCTTCCACGCCATCCGCGCCCTGCACGCGCTGAAATGCCCTCTCGCCCGCGCAAGCGGACCGTTGACCTGA
- a CDS encoding phage holin family protein, giving the protein MRTFLHLKPRLCWTWLLSSWDTSAIAATNFASDLSSIPLDGVAVAVTLSLVGGAAGTLQKIASPDVVIKSLPLEIAKDILISLVAGLVTYSLCAWQEIPLLLQPGCITIAAYGGSRVLERYLSAGISRMERLDGKQD; this is encoded by the coding sequence ATGCGCACCTTTCTACACCTGAAACCCCGGCTTTGCTGGACCTGGCTGCTCTCCTCATGGGACACCAGTGCAATCGCCGCCACCAACTTCGCCAGCGACCTGTCGAGCATCCCGCTCGATGGCGTGGCCGTCGCCGTCACGCTGTCGCTGGTCGGCGGGGCCGCCGGCACGCTGCAAAAGATCGCCAGTCCCGATGTGGTGATCAAGTCGCTGCCGCTGGAAATCGCCAAGGATATCCTGATCTCCCTGGTGGCCGGCCTGGTGACGTACTCGCTGTGCGCGTGGCAGGAGATTCCGCTCCTGCTGCAGCCGGGCTGCATCACCATCGCCGCCTACGGCGGCTCGCGCGTGCTGGAACGCTACCTGTCGGCCGGCATCTCGCGCATGGAGCGCCTCGACGGCAAGCAGGACTAG